The Thermobispora bispora DSM 43833 genome window below encodes:
- a CDS encoding GlsB/YeaQ/YmgE family stress response membrane protein — protein MTAIIGAIIIGAIVGVIARLLLPGKQQITWVWTIAIGIVAALIGTALAQVMGVATTPGIDWIELFMQILLAVVGVALFSGIRGRSRGRSRV, from the coding sequence ATGACGGCGATTATCGGCGCGATCATCATAGGCGCCATCGTTGGCGTGATCGCGCGCTTGCTGCTGCCGGGTAAGCAGCAGATCACCTGGGTGTGGACGATCGCCATCGGCATCGTCGCCGCCCTGATCGGCACCGCCCTCGCTCAGGTCATGGGCGTGGCGACGACCCCTGGCATCGACTGGATCGAGCTCTTCATGCAGATCCTGCTCGCGGTCGTGGGTGTCGCCCTGTTCAGCGGAATCCGGGGCCGGAGCCGGGGCAGGTCACGCGTCTAA